A window from Sphingopyxis alaskensis RB2256 encodes these proteins:
- a CDS encoding OsmC family protein: protein MTVNRASVRYEGFGKEGRGAITTGSRVLDAQPYGFATRFEGQPGTNPEELIAAAHAACFTMALSFGLARAGYSGDTLETRAAVTLEQQDGGFTITKSALTLAAKVPGIDADEFARLAEEAERNCPVSKLLDCEITLEHSLES, encoded by the coding sequence ATGACCGTCAACCGCGCATCCGTTCGTTACGAAGGCTTTGGCAAGGAAGGGAGGGGAGCGATCACGACCGGGTCGAGGGTGCTTGACGCACAGCCCTATGGCTTCGCGACGCGCTTCGAGGGTCAGCCGGGCACAAACCCCGAGGAGCTGATCGCCGCGGCGCACGCCGCCTGCTTCACCATGGCGCTGTCTTTCGGGCTCGCGCGTGCGGGATATTCGGGCGACACGCTGGAGACGCGCGCCGCGGTGACGCTGGAGCAGCAGGACGGCGGCTTCACGATCACCAAGTCGGCGCTGACGCTGGCCGCCAAAGTGCCGGGGATCGATGCCGACGAGTTCGCCCGGCTGGCTGAAGAGGCCGAGAGGAATTGTCCGGTGTCGAAGCTGCTCGATTGTGAAATCACACTCGAACACAGCCTCGAATCCTGA
- the purE gene encoding 5-(carboxyamino)imidazole ribonucleotide mutase, protein MGDSAPQAEVSVGVIMGSQSDWPTMAHSVQILEEFGIACEVRIVSAHRTPDRLVAYAKGAADRGLKAIIAGAGGAAHLPGMVAAMTRVPVLGVPVQSAALSGVDSLYSIVQMPGGVPVATFAIGKAGATNAGLFAVALLANADPDLAQKLDAWRARQADSVAPAPVREG, encoded by the coding sequence ATGGGCGACAGCGCGCCGCAGGCCGAGGTGAGCGTGGGCGTCATCATGGGCAGCCAGTCGGACTGGCCGACGATGGCGCATTCGGTTCAGATCCTTGAAGAATTCGGCATCGCGTGCGAGGTCCGGATCGTGTCCGCGCACCGCACCCCCGACCGCCTCGTCGCCTATGCCAAGGGCGCGGCGGACCGCGGGCTGAAGGCGATCATCGCGGGCGCGGGCGGCGCCGCGCACCTGCCGGGCATGGTCGCAGCGATGACGCGCGTACCCGTGCTGGGGGTGCCCGTGCAGTCGGCGGCGCTGTCGGGCGTCGACAGCCTCTATTCGATCGTCCAGATGCCCGGCGGCGTTCCCGTCGCCACCTTTGCGATCGGCAAGGCGGGGGCGACCAACGCGGGCCTTTTCGCTGTGGCGCTGCTCGCGAACGCAGACCCCGATCTGGCGCAAAAACTCGATGCGTGGCGGGCCAGACAGGCCGACAGCGTCGCACCTGCCCCTGTTCGTGAGGGCTGA
- a CDS encoding DUF6265 family protein: MRMIAAVLALLLVAARPPATVDDLGWLAGDWASEAGGRWTEESWTAPRGGVMLGVSRSGRGEVLRDYEFIRIAADDDGAISYIAMPQGGAPVTFALVRYDGTSATFENPAHDYPQRIAYVREGDTLTATIAAIDGAKARTWAYRRR; encoded by the coding sequence ATGCGGATGATCGCAGCGGTTCTTGCGTTGTTGCTGGTGGCGGCGCGCCCGCCGGCGACGGTCGACGATCTCGGCTGGCTCGCGGGCGACTGGGCGAGCGAGGCGGGCGGGCGCTGGACCGAGGAGAGCTGGACCGCCCCGCGTGGCGGGGTGATGCTGGGGGTGAGCCGTTCGGGGCGCGGTGAAGTCTTGCGCGACTATGAGTTCATCCGCATCGCGGCGGACGACGATGGCGCGATTTCCTATATAGCGATGCCGCAGGGCGGGGCGCCGGTGACGTTCGCCCTGGTGCGGTACGATGGCACAAGCGCGACCTTCGAGAATCCGGCGCATGATTATCCGCAGCGCATCGCCTATGTCCGCGAGGGCGACACGCTGACCGCAACGATCGCGGCGATCGACGGGGCGAAGGCGCGGACCTGGGCCTATCGGCGGCGCTGA
- a CDS encoding sulfite exporter TauE/SafE family protein, with the protein MNLLADPVTLAVLVAAVVLLGMAKGGLAGVGALATPLAALVLPPATAAALLLPILIVQDVISVWSFRKTWDGWIIGWMLPGAALGILAGYVYAERVNEAQLMAALGAITLAFGLYRLWVERGGRIVAASRSPGWVGTIFGAVMGLTSQIAHAGGPPFQMWVTPRKLPHLTFIGTSAILFAIVNWMKVPAYLALGAFPHEVVVAALLLMPLAIVSTLLTVRWMKAMQPERFYALIYGLMVLLGAKLLWDGLGG; encoded by the coding sequence ATGAACCTGCTCGCCGATCCGGTGACGCTGGCGGTGCTCGTCGCCGCGGTCGTGCTGCTCGGCATGGCGAAGGGCGGGCTGGCGGGGGTAGGCGCGCTCGCGACGCCGCTCGCCGCGCTCGTGCTGCCGCCCGCGACCGCGGCGGCGCTGCTGCTGCCGATCCTGATCGTGCAGGATGTCATCAGCGTCTGGTCGTTCCGCAAGACGTGGGATGGGTGGATCATCGGCTGGATGCTGCCGGGCGCAGCGCTCGGCATTTTGGCGGGCTATGTCTATGCCGAGCGCGTGAACGAGGCGCAGCTGATGGCGGCGCTCGGCGCGATCACGCTCGCTTTTGGTCTCTATCGCCTGTGGGTCGAGCGCGGCGGGCGGATCGTCGCCGCGTCGCGCTCGCCGGGCTGGGTCGGGACGATCTTTGGCGCCGTCATGGGGCTGACGAGCCAGATTGCGCACGCGGGCGGGCCGCCGTTCCAGATGTGGGTGACGCCGCGCAAGCTGCCGCACCTGACCTTCATCGGGACGAGCGCGATCCTCTTTGCCATCGTCAACTGGATGAAGGTGCCCGCCTATCTGGCGCTCGGCGCCTTTCCGCATGAGGTGGTCGTCGCGGCGCTGCTGCTGATGCCGCTCGCGATCGTCTCGACGCTGCTCACGGTGCGCTGGATGAAGGCGATGCAGCCCGAACGCTTTTATGCGCTCATCTATGGGCTGATGGTGCTGCTTGGCGCGAAGCTGCTATGGGACGGGCTTGGCGGATGA
- a CDS encoding GFA family protein → MLKTHHGSCHCGAVKFEADIDLDAGTGKCNCSICTKKRNWSAQIEPGAFRLLSDPAALSDYQFGSNSAHHVFCKTCGVSAFGHGYVEEIGGAYVSVSIACLDDLTPADMAALPVTHMDGAGNNWWNPPEVTAHL, encoded by the coding sequence ATGCTCAAGACCCACCATGGTTCGTGCCACTGCGGCGCCGTCAAGTTCGAGGCCGACATCGACCTCGATGCGGGGACGGGCAAGTGCAACTGCTCGATCTGCACCAAGAAACGGAACTGGAGCGCGCAGATCGAGCCGGGGGCGTTTCGCCTGCTGAGCGATCCGGCGGCGCTGTCCGACTATCAGTTCGGGTCGAACAGCGCGCATCATGTCTTTTGCAAGACGTGCGGCGTGTCGGCGTTCGGGCACGGTTATGTCGAGGAAATCGGCGGTGCCTATGTTTCGGTTTCGATCGCGTGCCTCGACGATCTGACCCCCGCCGACATGGCGGCGCTGCCCGTGACCCATATGGACGGCGCGGGCAATAATTGGTGGAACCCGCCAGAGGTCACGGCGCATCTGTGA
- a CDS encoding YaiI/YqxD family protein — MSAPVILVDADACPVKEEIYRVAWRHGAKVKVVSNSRLRVPDHPLIERVVVSDGFDAADDWIAEAANAQSIVVTADILLADRALKAGASVLAPNGKPFTLASIGPAIATRAIMADLRAGMGEGVGGPPPFSKADRARFLQALDAALVRVKRGLA; from the coding sequence ATGAGCGCGCCCGTCATCCTTGTCGATGCCGACGCCTGCCCGGTGAAGGAGGAAATCTATCGCGTCGCGTGGCGGCACGGGGCCAAGGTCAAGGTCGTGAGCAACAGCCGGCTGCGCGTGCCCGACCACCCGCTGATCGAGCGGGTGGTGGTGTCGGACGGTTTCGACGCTGCCGACGACTGGATCGCCGAAGCCGCGAATGCGCAGAGCATCGTGGTCACCGCCGACATATTGCTCGCCGACCGCGCGCTGAAGGCAGGGGCAAGCGTGCTCGCTCCCAACGGCAAACCCTTCACGCTGGCGTCGATCGGCCCCGCGATCGCGACGCGCGCGATCATGGCCGACCTGCGCGCAGGGATGGGTGAGGGGGTGGGCGGACCGCCGCCCTTTTCCAAGGCCGATCGCGCGCGATTCCTGCAAGCGCTCGACGCCGCGCTGGTACGGGTCAAGCGGGGGTTGGCTTGA
- a CDS encoding GGDEF domain-containing protein codes for MDSVGGARIAVDQFAAVSVDSIEDQLRELRRERDALRRENRVLKIAVAELERVSERDTLTPLFNRRYFLTAIHHRMARFERHSERAAVVFVDVNQLKYVNDTFGHAAGDFALMEIAKRLAASIRATDVAARIGGDEFGLILDQSTEEGARAQVERLRGILTAAPAQYDGHEIALSACFGVAMLQTGMTESDILAAADRDMYKSKQRQDVPVGHR; via the coding sequence ATGGACAGCGTAGGGGGGGCACGGATCGCGGTAGACCAGTTTGCCGCCGTTTCCGTCGACTCCATCGAGGATCAGTTGCGCGAATTGCGCCGCGAACGCGATGCCTTGCGCCGCGAGAATCGTGTGCTGAAGATCGCGGTTGCCGAACTCGAGCGCGTGTCCGAACGCGACACGCTGACCCCCCTGTTCAACCGTCGCTATTTCCTGACCGCGATCCATCACCGCATGGCGCGCTTCGAACGCCACTCCGAACGCGCCGCGGTCGTGTTCGTCGACGTCAACCAGCTCAAATATGTCAACGACACATTTGGCCACGCCGCGGGCGATTTTGCGCTGATGGAAATTGCCAAACGCCTCGCCGCGTCGATCCGCGCCACCGACGTGGCGGCGCGCATCGGCGGCGACGAGTTCGGGCTGATCCTCGACCAGTCGACCGAGGAGGGCGCGCGCGCGCAGGTCGAACGGCTGCGCGGCATACTGACCGCCGCGCCCGCGCAGTATGACGGACACGAGATCGCGCTTTCGGCCTGCTTCGGCGTCGCGATGCTGCAAACGGGCATGACCGAATCGGACATATTGGCCGCCGCCGACCGCGACATGTACAAAAGCAAGCAAAGGCAGGACGTGCCCGTGGGACACCGCTAA
- the thiC gene encoding phosphomethylpyrimidine synthase ThiC, producing MADIDSRLDTTQATPIGVTTGPIRGSRKIHVASPTGSGIRVAMREILLEPSSGEPPVRVYDTSGPYTDPDATIDIAQGLPELRASWIRARGDVEEVAQREVRPEDNGQLGPDRSGGVPAFPNVRKKVLRAKPGANVSQMHYARRGIITPEMEYVATRENLGRERLAEYVRDGQDWGASIPDYVTPEFVRDEVARGRAIIPSNINHPESEPMAIGRNFLVKINANIGNSAVASDVAAEVDKMVWSIRWGADTVMDLSTGRNIHDTREWILRNSPVPIGTVPIYQALEKVGGIAEELTWEIFRDTLIEQAEQGVDYFTIHAGVRLPYVPLAAKRVTGIVSRGGSIMAKWCLAHHRESFLYDHFDEITEIMKAYDIAYSLGDGLRPGSIADANDEAQFAELYTLGELTRRAWAQDVQVMIEGPGHVPMHKIKENMDKQLEACGEAPFYTLGPLTTDIAPGYDHITSGIGAAMIGWYGTAMLCYVTPKEHLGLPDRDDVKVGVVTYKLAAHAADLAKGHPAAQVRDDALSKARFEFRWRDQFNLSLDPDTAEQYHDQTLPAEGAKTAHFCSMCGPKFCSMKISQEVREFAKLQNQDSAGFIAAEEAEKGMAEMSQVYEDTGRELYMGAGGREHD from the coding sequence ATGGCCGACATCGACAGCCGCCTCGACACGACGCAAGCCACCCCCATCGGCGTCACCACCGGGCCGATCCGCGGCAGCCGCAAGATCCACGTCGCCAGCCCCACCGGCAGCGGCATCCGCGTCGCGATGCGCGAGATCCTGCTCGAACCCTCATCGGGCGAACCGCCGGTGCGCGTCTACGACACCAGCGGGCCTTATACGGACCCCGATGCGACGATCGACATCGCCCAGGGCCTCCCCGAACTGCGGGCAAGCTGGATCCGCGCCCGCGGCGACGTCGAAGAGGTGGCCCAGCGCGAGGTTCGGCCGGAGGACAACGGCCAGCTCGGCCCCGACCGTTCGGGCGGCGTCCCCGCCTTCCCCAATGTCCGCAAGAAAGTGCTGCGCGCCAAGCCCGGCGCGAACGTCAGCCAGATGCACTATGCCCGCCGCGGCATCATCACGCCCGAGATGGAATATGTCGCGACGCGCGAGAATCTCGGCCGCGAACGGCTCGCCGAATATGTCCGCGACGGGCAGGACTGGGGCGCCAGCATCCCCGACTATGTCACCCCCGAATTCGTCCGCGACGAGGTCGCGCGCGGCCGCGCGATCATCCCCAGCAACATCAACCACCCCGAAAGCGAGCCGATGGCGATCGGCCGCAACTTCCTCGTCAAGATCAACGCCAATATCGGCAACAGCGCGGTCGCCAGCGACGTCGCGGCCGAGGTCGACAAGATGGTCTGGTCGATCCGCTGGGGCGCCGACACCGTCATGGACCTGTCGACCGGGCGCAACATCCACGACACGCGCGAATGGATCCTCCGCAACTCGCCCGTCCCGATCGGCACCGTCCCCATCTATCAGGCGCTCGAAAAGGTCGGCGGCATCGCCGAGGAACTGACGTGGGAAATCTTCCGCGACACGCTGATCGAACAGGCCGAACAGGGCGTCGACTATTTCACCATCCATGCGGGTGTCCGTCTGCCTTACGTGCCCCTCGCCGCGAAGCGCGTCACCGGCATCGTCAGCCGCGGCGGCAGCATCATGGCGAAATGGTGCCTCGCGCATCACAGGGAAAGCTTCCTCTACGACCATTTCGACGAGATTACCGAGATCATGAAGGCCTATGACATCGCCTACAGCCTCGGCGACGGCCTGCGCCCCGGCAGCATCGCCGACGCGAATGACGAGGCGCAGTTTGCCGAGCTCTACACGCTGGGCGAGCTTACCAGGCGCGCGTGGGCACAGGATGTGCAGGTGATGATCGAGGGACCGGGGCATGTTCCCATGCACAAGATCAAGGAGAATATGGACAAGCAGCTCGAGGCCTGCGGCGAGGCGCCCTTCTACACCCTGGGGCCGCTCACCACCGACATCGCGCCCGGCTACGACCATATCACCAGCGGCATCGGCGCCGCGATGATCGGCTGGTACGGCACCGCGATGCTTTGCTACGTCACGCCCAAGGAGCATCTGGGCCTGCCCGACCGCGACGATGTGAAGGTCGGCGTCGTCACCTACAAGCTCGCCGCCCACGCCGCCGACCTCGCCAAGGGCCACCCCGCCGCGCAGGTCCGCGACGATGCGCTGTCAAAGGCGCGCTTCGAGTTCCGCTGGCGCGACCAGTTCAACCTGTCGCTCGACCCCGACACCGCCGAGCAATATCACGACCAGACCCTCCCCGCCGAGGGCGCCAAGACCGCGCATTTCTGCAGCATGTGCGGGCCGAAGTTCTGCTCGATGAAGATCAGCCAGGAGGTGCGCGAGTTCGCGAAGCTGCAAAATCAGGACAGCGCCGGTTTCATCGCGGCAGAAGAGGCCGAAAAGGGCATGGCGGAAATGAGTCAGGTCTATGAGGACACGGGGCGCGAGCTGTATATGGGCGCTGGTGGGCGCGAGCATGATTGA
- a CDS encoding arylamine N-acetyltransferase family protein yields the protein MLHQPTAAPPDTDQAGAETAAEAFLPRYLARIGYRGALVPTLDVLAALQAAHIAAIPFEAIDALTGAGVDIGAAAVEAKLIGQRRGGYCFEQNGLFLRALRVIGFDAEGLIGRVRWMLPDDAPPTPRSHMVLRVRIDGRAWLADVGFGAAVPPQPLAMDDETPQPTRHESYRIVRQGAEWQVAALVESEWRTLYRIEDAPPPTIDYEVGNWYTSAHPDSHFRHQLIAARTTAEARYGLRDNRLTTRLADGRIDRRYLTADEIERVLAEIFLLPVARHWRPAIERAATAEIAG from the coding sequence ATGCTGCACCAACCCACCGCCGCGCCGCCCGATACCGATCAGGCCGGGGCCGAAACGGCCGCCGAAGCCTTCCTGCCGCGCTATCTGGCGCGGATCGGCTATCGCGGCGCGCTTGTGCCGACGCTCGACGTGCTCGCGGCATTGCAGGCAGCGCATATCGCCGCGATTCCGTTCGAGGCGATCGACGCGCTGACCGGCGCCGGGGTCGACATCGGCGCGGCGGCGGTCGAGGCCAAGTTGATCGGCCAGCGGCGCGGCGGTTATTGTTTCGAGCAGAATGGCCTTTTCCTGCGCGCCCTTCGCGTGATCGGCTTCGACGCCGAAGGGCTGATCGGCCGGGTGCGCTGGATGCTGCCCGACGATGCGCCGCCGACGCCGCGCTCGCACATGGTGCTGCGCGTGCGGATCGACGGTCGCGCCTGGCTGGCCGACGTCGGTTTTGGCGCCGCGGTGCCGCCGCAGCCGCTGGCGATGGACGATGAGACTCCGCAGCCGACGCGCCACGAAAGCTATCGCATCGTTCGCCAAGGCGCCGAATGGCAGGTCGCGGCGCTGGTCGAGAGCGAGTGGCGGACGCTCTACCGGATCGAGGACGCGCCCCCGCCGACGATCGATTATGAGGTCGGCAACTGGTACACGTCGGCGCATCCCGATTCGCATTTCCGCCACCAGCTGATCGCCGCGCGCACGACCGCCGAAGCGCGTTACGGGCTGCGCGACAACCGGCTGACGACGCGGCTTGCCGACGGGCGCATCGACCGCCGTTACCTGACCGCCGACGAGATCGAGCGCGTGCTGGCGGAGATTTTCCTGCTGCCCGTCGCGCGCCACTGGCGCCCGGCGATCGAGCGTGCCGCGACCGCCGAAATCGCGGGATAG
- a CDS encoding NIPSNAP family protein, with the protein MPTLLRILTLAASLAFAPAAASAAPPPPAARPAPLQQLRIHEIPRANEGVFHDRFRDHALRIMARHGFAVRSIWRSEHADKVEFVYLLDWPDAATMKAAWAAFMADEEWAAIKRETGARHGRFVDAISDRTLEPLPWSPGRAIE; encoded by the coding sequence ATGCCAACCCTGCTCCGCATCCTCACCCTCGCCGCATCGCTCGCGTTCGCCCCCGCCGCCGCCAGCGCCGCGCCGCCGCCGCCCGCGGCCCGGCCCGCGCCGCTGCAACAGCTGCGCATCCATGAAATCCCGCGCGCCAACGAGGGCGTGTTCCACGACCGTTTCCGCGATCATGCGCTGCGCATCATGGCGCGGCACGGCTTTGCGGTGCGCTCGATCTGGCGCAGCGAACATGCGGACAAGGTCGAGTTCGTCTATCTGCTCGACTGGCCCGACGCCGCGACGATGAAAGCGGCGTGGGCGGCCTTCATGGCCGACGAGGAATGGGCCGCGATCAAGCGCGAAACGGGGGCGCGCCACGGCCGCTTCGTCGATGCGATATCGGACCGCACGCTCGAACCCCTGCCCTGGTCGCCGGGTCGCGCAATCGAATAG
- a CDS encoding sulfotransferase domain-containing protein translates to MQQMNPPLVRPATRPVRSWVFDSAGWDGFPLRRDDIVISTYPKCGTTWMQRIVGMLVFGSAAPFPVQDSSPWPDFRLVPLEATTALAEGQAHRRFLKSHLPFDALPVHEGIKYIHVARDGRDAAMSFFNHKANYTAEAVELIGGIVESDPKFGHVPRLVPTDPAAHFHDWLVGDEDALGDPGASFFTMEKSFWEARHDPNLLLVHYNDLKADRMGEMRRIADFLDIAIPDDLWPDLVAAAGFDAMKAAADALLPAAGDIWEGGGRTFLHKGTNGRWRDLYAAPDLALYDARVAAEFTPGLAAWVEKGRLATSDPRAAPD, encoded by the coding sequence ATGCAACAGATGAATCCGCCGCTTGTGCGGCCGGCAACGCGCCCGGTGCGTTCATGGGTGTTCGACAGCGCGGGATGGGACGGTTTCCCCCTGCGCCGCGACGACATCGTCATTTCGACCTATCCCAAATGCGGGACGACGTGGATGCAGCGTATCGTCGGCATGTTGGTCTTTGGCAGCGCCGCACCCTTTCCGGTGCAGGACAGTTCGCCCTGGCCCGATTTCCGCCTGGTGCCGCTCGAGGCCACGACCGCGCTCGCCGAGGGTCAGGCGCACCGCCGCTTCCTGAAATCGCACCTGCCGTTCGACGCCCTGCCGGTGCATGAGGGGATCAAATATATCCATGTCGCGCGCGACGGCCGCGATGCCGCCATGTCCTTTTTCAATCACAAGGCGAATTACACCGCGGAGGCGGTCGAACTGATCGGCGGCATCGTCGAGAGCGATCCCAAATTCGGCCATGTGCCGCGCCTCGTGCCCACCGATCCGGCCGCGCATTTCCACGACTGGCTCGTCGGCGACGAGGACGCGCTGGGCGATCCCGGCGCGTCCTTCTTCACGATGGAAAAAAGTTTCTGGGAGGCGCGGCACGACCCCAACCTGCTGCTCGTCCACTATAACGACCTCAAGGCCGATCGCATGGGCGAGATGCGTCGTATCGCCGATTTTCTGGACATTGCGATCCCCGATGACCTCTGGCCCGATCTGGTCGCGGCGGCGGGGTTCGACGCGATGAAGGCGGCCGCCGACGCGCTGCTTCCCGCTGCGGGCGATATCTGGGAAGGCGGCGGGCGAACCTTCCTGCACAAGGGAACCAACGGGCGCTGGCGCGATCTGTACGCCGCTCCGGACCTTGCGCTCTATGACGCGCGCGTCGCCGCCGAATTCACCCCCGGACTCGCCGCCTGGGTCGAAAAGGGCCGACTGGCCACCTCCGATCCCCGCGCCGCCCCCGACTGA
- a CDS encoding Dps family protein, protein MSDKNTPAVADALNALLADSFALYLKTKNYHWHVQGPRFRELHLLFDEQAAQIFATTDLIAERVRKNGAATLRSIGDIGRRASIRDDDAGGVDADTMIRNLAEDNKLLLAQLRDVKSAAEADGDIATSGLVDGWADETQQRIWFLEATLGY, encoded by the coding sequence ATGTCCGACAAGAACACACCCGCCGTCGCCGATGCGCTCAACGCGCTGCTCGCCGACAGCTTTGCGCTCTATCTCAAGACCAAAAATTACCACTGGCACGTCCAGGGGCCGCGCTTTCGCGAGCTGCACCTGCTGTTCGACGAACAGGCGGCGCAGATTTTCGCGACGACCGATCTGATCGCCGAGCGCGTGCGCAAGAATGGCGCGGCGACGCTGCGGTCGATCGGCGACATCGGCCGCCGCGCGTCGATCCGCGACGATGATGCGGGCGGCGTCGACGCCGATACGATGATCCGCAACCTCGCCGAGGACAACAAGTTGCTGCTCGCCCAGCTCAGGGACGTCAAAAGCGCTGCCGAGGCCGATGGCGACATCGCCACGAGCGGGCTGGTCGACGGCTGGGCCGACGAGACGCAGCAGCGCATCTGGTTCCTCGAAGCGACGCTGGGTTACTGA
- a CDS encoding helix-turn-helix transcriptional regulator: protein MADKTGRLFAIIDSLRRRRRPVTAEMLAEEQGVSVRTLYRDIQALIALGAPIEGAAGVGYMLRPGFFLPPLMFTAEELEALVLGARWVEGRQDGSLSRAAGLALAKIAAASPDELKQRIDEAGLWPVSSRWRESDAPLLATVRAAMRSERTLHIDYADEQGRTSERAIWPAALAYFEEKQVIAAWCLLRQDFRSFRIDRIAAARIGDEGFGRRRAVLMADWWRQKGWDDAS, encoded by the coding sequence ATGGCGGACAAGACGGGGCGGCTTTTCGCGATCATCGACAGTTTGCGCCGCCGCCGACGGCCGGTAACGGCAGAGATGCTCGCCGAAGAGCAGGGCGTGTCGGTGCGCACGCTCTATCGCGACATCCAGGCGCTGATCGCGCTGGGCGCGCCGATCGAGGGCGCGGCGGGGGTCGGCTATATGCTGCGACCGGGATTCTTCCTGCCGCCGCTGATGTTCACCGCCGAGGAACTGGAGGCGCTGGTGCTGGGCGCGCGCTGGGTCGAGGGGCGGCAGGACGGATCGCTGTCGCGGGCCGCGGGGCTGGCGCTCGCGAAGATCGCGGCGGCGAGCCCCGACGAACTGAAGCAGCGAATCGACGAGGCGGGGCTGTGGCCGGTCAGCAGCCGCTGGCGCGAAAGCGATGCGCCGTTGCTGGCGACGGTGCGCGCGGCGATGCGGTCCGAAAGGACGCTGCATATCGACTATGCCGACGAGCAGGGGCGGACAAGCGAACGCGCGATCTGGCCCGCGGCGCTCGCCTATTTCGAGGAGAAGCAGGTCATCGCCGCCTGGTGCCTGCTGCGGCAGGATTTCCGCAGCTTTCGCATCGACCGCATCGCCGCGGCGCGGATCGGCGACGAAGGATTCGGGCGGCGGCGCGCGGTGCTGATGGCCGACTGGTGGCGTCAGAAGGGGTGGGACGACGCTTCCTGA
- a CDS encoding DUF962 domain-containing protein, with translation MAHRYTSFGDFWPFYLREHSKASTRALHYVGTSLVVMIAVGAALTGRWEWLIALPVAGYAFAWVAHFAVEKNRPATFTYPLWSLAADFRMWALWLSGRLDPELDRAGVVRHDHPE, from the coding sequence ATGGCGCACCGCTATACGAGCTTCGGGGATTTCTGGCCCTTTTACCTGCGCGAGCATAGCAAGGCGTCGACACGCGCATTGCACTATGTCGGGACCAGCCTCGTCGTCATGATTGCGGTCGGCGCGGCGCTGACGGGGCGGTGGGAATGGCTGATCGCGCTGCCGGTCGCGGGTTATGCCTTTGCGTGGGTCGCGCATTTCGCGGTCGAGAAGAACCGACCCGCGACCTTCACCTATCCGCTGTGGAGCCTCGCCGCCGATTTCCGGATGTGGGCGTTGTGGCTGAGCGGGCGTCTGGATCCCGAACTCGACCGCGCGGGGGTCGTGCGGCACGACCACCCGGAGTGA
- the ung gene encoding uracil-DNA glycosylase, which produces MAEVKLHPDWLARIGGEFAQPYMAALKQFLADERAKGKTIYPRPRDWFAALDATPPDAVRVVILGQDPYHGPGQAHGLCFSVQPGVRLPPSLVNIYKELRSDLGIAPAPHGHLAHWARQGVLLLNNCLTVEAGQAASHQGKGWEKFTDAAVAAVAADPAPKVFILWGSHAQKKAANVPGLGAGSPHLILRAPHPSPLSAHNGFFGSRPFSQANAFLEAQGRGAIDWRLPDDPGA; this is translated from the coding sequence ATGGCCGAGGTCAAACTGCATCCCGACTGGCTCGCGCGCATCGGCGGCGAGTTTGCGCAGCCCTATATGGCGGCGCTCAAGCAGTTCCTCGCCGACGAGCGCGCGAAGGGCAAGACCATCTATCCGCGCCCGCGCGACTGGTTCGCGGCATTGGACGCGACGCCGCCGGACGCGGTGCGCGTCGTGATTTTGGGGCAGGACCCCTATCACGGGCCGGGGCAGGCGCATGGGCTTTGCTTTTCGGTCCAGCCCGGCGTGCGCCTGCCGCCGAGCCTGGTCAACATCTACAAGGAATTGCGCAGCGACCTGGGTATCGCACCCGCGCCGCACGGCCACCTGGCGCATTGGGCACGGCAGGGGGTGCTGCTGCTCAACAATTGCCTGACGGTCGAGGCGGGGCAAGCGGCGTCGCATCAGGGCAAGGGATGGGAAAAGTTCACCGACGCCGCGGTCGCCGCGGTCGCCGCCGACCCGGCGCCCAAGGTGTTCATCCTGTGGGGCAGCCATGCGCAGAAGAAGGCGGCGAATGTGCCGGGGCTGGGCGCGGGCAGTCCGCACCTGATTCTGCGCGCGCCGCACCCCTCGCCATTGTCGGCGCATAACGGCTTTTTCGGGTCGCGGCCGTTCAGCCAGGCCAATGCCTTTCTGGAGGCGCAGGGGCGCGGCGCGATCGACTGGCGGCTGCCCGACGATCCCGGCGCATGA